A genomic window from Fibrobacterota bacterium includes:
- the lysA gene encoding diaminopimelate decarboxylase produces MKSFDASLLTKIAAEHGTPVYVYDAAVIKDRVERLREFDTVRFAQKACSNIHLLTYLRGLGVAVDAVSAGELERALAAGYTVGGEPSPVVFTADILDRKTLDRVVELGVPVNAGSPDMLEQLGERSPGHRVWLRVNPGFGHGHSRKTNTGGESSKHGIWHGNLAEAFEIIDRRKLHFVGLHMHIGSGADFEHLKSVCDAMVAQVRALGRDLEAISAGGGLPIPYRLDGQKVDTRAYFKLWDVARKEIESIVGHKVNLEIEPGRFLVAESGKLVSEVRATKMQGSNRFVLVDAGFNDLVRPSMYGSWHEISFARDGKTLGGELSPTVVGGPLCESGDVFTQEEGGVVTPRDLPVAKVGDLAVFHDTGAYGAAMSSNYNSRGLLPEVLVDGSSVRKIRRRQTIQDLLGLEQV; encoded by the coding sequence ATGAAGTCCTTCGATGCCTCCTTGCTCACGAAAATCGCCGCCGAACACGGCACACCTGTCTATGTCTACGACGCCGCCGTCATCAAGGATCGCGTCGAGCGTTTGCGTGAATTCGACACGGTTCGTTTCGCTCAAAAAGCGTGCTCCAACATCCATCTTCTGACTTACCTGCGCGGGCTGGGAGTGGCGGTGGATGCGGTCTCCGCTGGCGAGCTGGAGCGCGCCTTGGCCGCCGGCTACACCGTGGGGGGCGAGCCATCGCCTGTCGTGTTCACTGCCGATATTTTGGATCGAAAGACGCTGGATAGGGTCGTGGAGTTGGGTGTTCCCGTGAACGCCGGATCGCCCGACATGCTGGAACAGCTGGGTGAGCGCTCGCCCGGACACCGCGTCTGGTTGCGGGTCAATCCCGGGTTCGGACACGGCCACAGCCGCAAGACCAACACCGGCGGAGAAAGCTCCAAGCACGGCATCTGGCACGGGAACTTGGCGGAGGCCTTCGAGATCATCGATCGGCGCAAGCTCCACTTCGTGGGCCTGCACATGCACATCGGTTCGGGTGCGGATTTCGAGCACCTCAAGTCCGTGTGCGATGCCATGGTCGCACAGGTCCGCGCCCTGGGGCGCGATCTCGAGGCGATTTCCGCGGGAGGAGGTCTTCCCATCCCGTATCGCCTCGATGGCCAAAAGGTGGACACCAGGGCGTACTTCAAGCTTTGGGACGTGGCCCGCAAGGAAATCGAATCCATCGTCGGCCACAAGGTGAACCTGGAAATCGAACCCGGACGTTTTCTGGTCGCGGAATCCGGCAAGCTGGTTTCGGAAGTGCGCGCGACCAAGATGCAAGGCTCCAACCGGTTCGTGCTGGTGGACGCCGGATTCAACGATCTGGTACGGCCTTCCATGTATGGTTCTTGGCACGAGATCTCCTTCGCTCGCGATGGCAAGACGCTTGGCGGCGAATTGTCCCCGACCGTGGTCGGTGGACCTCTGTGCGAATCCGGCGACGTGTTCACCCAGGAAGAAGGCGGCGTGGTGACTCCCCGCGACCTGCCGGTGGCGAAGGTCGGAGATCTGGCCGTATTCCACGACACGGGCGCCTACGGTGCGGCCATGTCTTCCAACTACAACAGCCGCGGGCTGCTGCCCGAGGTCCTTGTGGATGGTTCTTCCGTTCGCAAAATCCGGCGTCGTCAGACCATCCAGGATCTTCTAGGACTCGAGCAGGTATGA
- a CDS encoding phosphatase PAP2 family protein, with protein MIALLLTVLFGASADSSRSLWTVTETGIAAGTMAATGLLFTVDRDVKDWSQSHKNGATELWSTGAKSVGDGYWTLPLAGGLWWAGSNGRAPRLARASRNGLEAWSMTELIVQIGKYGVQRHRPRYSKSPYVFDGPGIDQDNVSFPSGHSASAWGLLPAYALEYSDHPWLAGGLYAVALSTSLSRVHDNWHWSSDVAFSAGLGLVCNRVVRSWNQRRDSSWTMVPSWNGSPGLMMVRNF; from the coding sequence ATGATCGCCCTTCTCCTGACGGTTCTTTTCGGAGCATCCGCGGACAGTTCGCGGAGCCTCTGGACCGTCACGGAGACCGGAATCGCTGCGGGTACGATGGCAGCCACGGGGTTGTTGTTCACCGTGGATCGCGATGTGAAGGACTGGTCGCAAAGCCACAAGAACGGGGCCACCGAGCTCTGGTCGACCGGGGCCAAATCGGTGGGGGACGGATATTGGACCCTGCCTCTGGCGGGTGGACTTTGGTGGGCTGGTTCGAACGGACGCGCACCTCGCTTGGCGCGCGCATCCCGCAATGGCTTGGAGGCTTGGTCCATGACCGAGTTGATCGTCCAGATCGGCAAATATGGAGTCCAGAGGCACAGGCCCCGCTACTCCAAATCGCCGTATGTGTTCGATGGGCCTGGAATCGACCAGGACAACGTATCCTTCCCTTCGGGGCATTCGGCCTCGGCCTGGGGACTCCTTCCCGCCTATGCGTTGGAATACTCCGATCACCCGTGGTTGGCGGGCGGGCTGTACGCGGTGGCCCTTTCCACCTCGCTTTCGCGCGTGCACGACAATTGGCATTGGAGCTCGGACGTCGCGTTCTCCGCAGGTTTGGGCTTGGTGTGCAACCGCGTGGTGCGCTCCTGGAACCAGCGCCGGGATTCCAGTTGGACCATGGTGCCTTCCTGGAACGGATCACCGGGACTCATGATGGTGCGGAACTTCTAG